One stretch of Ooceraea biroi isolate clonal line C1 chromosome 4, Obir_v5.4, whole genome shotgun sequence DNA includes these proteins:
- the LOC105282519 gene encoding ubiquitin-conjugating enzyme E2 Q2, with amino-acid sequence MACLNTLKQEIKTLESVFPKSHERFQIMSASVDELSCRFVGKNGKKYEIHANITETYPSTPPVWFAESEETSVTNAVQILSNTTGRDNHVINQVGILLKELCRLHSLPEPPDVERLRTALDPLRLGVSNEAVAQRMDAEDIDDIDEDEESETEEDLHLDMDEGDANSKNKGEEMDLEHLATLERLRQNQRQDYLKGSVCGSVQATDRLMKELRDIYRSDSFKKGMYSIELVNDSLYEWNIRLMCVDPDSPLHSDLILLKEKEGKDSILLNMLFKETYPFEPPFVRVVHPIISGGYVLVGGAICMELLTKQGWSSAYTVEAVIMQISATLVKGKARIQFQGSGGAGKVCGGQGQYSLARAQQSFKSLVQIHEKNGWFTPPKEDG; translated from the exons ATGGCTTGTCTGAACACTCTCAAGCAGGAAATCAAAACGCTCGAATCCGTCTTCCCCAAGAGCCATGAGAGGTTTCAGATAATGTCTGCGAGCGTGGACGAGCTCAGCTGCAGATTCGTCGGTAAAAATGGGAAGAAGTACGAAATACACGCCAATATCACA GAAACTTATCCTTCTACACCGCCAGTTTGGTTTGCCGAATCGGAGGAGACTAGTGTTACGAACGCTGTACAAATTTTAAGTAACACAACGGGACGTGACAACCACGTGATCAACCAAGTTGGAATCCTCCTGAAAGAACTGTGCAGACTACACTCGTTACCAGAACCGCCAGACGTGGAGAGACTCAGAACCGCTTTGGACCCTTTACGTCTAGGAGTCTCAAATGAAGCCGTGGCACAAAGGATGGACGCGGAGGACATAGACGATATCGATGAGGATGAAGAGAGCGAGACTGAGGAGGACCTCCATCTAGACATGGACGAAGGAGACGCTAACTCTAAGAATAAG GGCGAAGAAATGGATTTGGAACATCTTGCGACACTGGAAAGGTTGAGACAGAATCAGAGACAAGACTATTTAAAAGGATCTGTTTGCGGAAGTGTGCAAGCCACCGATAGACTCATGAAAGAACTACGTGATATATACCGAAGTGACAGctttaaaaaag GAATGTATAGCATAGAACTAGTAAATGACAGTTTGTACGAATGGAATATCAGGTTGATGTGCGTAGATCCTGATTCACCACTTCATAGCGATCTCATTCttctgaaagagaaagaaggcaAAGACAGTATTCTCCTCAACATGCTTTTTAAG GAAACTTACCCGTTCGAACCTCCGTTTGTGAGAGTCGTACATCCCATTATTTCCGGTGGTTATGTCCTTGTGGGAGGTGCGATTTGCATGGAACTCCTCACGAAACAGGGATGGAGTTCGGCGTATACAGTGGAAGCTGTTATAATGCAGATATCGGCAACTTTGGTGAAGGGAAAAGCACGTATACAGTTTCAAGGATCAGGTGGTGCCGGTAAAGTGTGTGGTGGACAAGGCCAGTACAGTTTGGCACGTGCCCAACAGTCATTCAAGTCCCTTGTACAAATACATGAAAAGAATG GTTGGTTTACACCCCCCAAGGAGGATGGCTAA
- the LOC105282521 gene encoding uncharacterized protein LOC105282521 isoform X3: protein MRNGFADIPVASADSSTDAIWLEKSSPSRTVAERAPLTFDKVVVKQERPDEAEIRELAAKMVEANKAKMLANVPAAQQQQRPQFLLPPPAAHIPDILGFLNKRPTDSPLKPPSASLESKVPPPDDDSQRGRFGWTNFDECHIPYIFRSGEKYCAVRILESKLLNKYLSYLHSEIYSCTCIRSYYITEAESKLFNEINSKHCENQFGRDAFTCKDLVVRLSDAKEFYTFLDVCYTKLTAGTNPNVASGRKAEKCGFIRINKESVVPYTVKDGLQYVPLFYFEGETENLKLKAEKLEGWDLSYLKFCCKVQGIRNELFASETCSVISLSDIKSYFPPGTGFEDYWPTKVMDSQLLVNSNGGGSGGGWTKQPPTPPATKPTSVPSGVNKVIPPINARAAPMPNMMQRGAVVNAAPQLPRIGQPRPVATTHPAHSSPSGLPTGRSNIVSQPMLNTVQGVVNGWSGLVGGQPTFQTALGSQTNSIIRATLNMHSPMTAASKTYSQQSRSRVSNSGAATQYPGVYPATTMQGVVQQAQPPPPLVRATVHSNQPNLGVTTTYTTPTLGVPNAVTASTYPQMLGLSEQVQALMPVPTSASTLLHPQRHTPSVHNTSHAKYPPPLIPVNGSSNSSSSRDSRGRKPLIPISETHISPYDVQPYRMEKALVDEKMVPCINFKPYLYGELLMTLPDFISSYFPACDIDRCRQVITDVLHIDLYQGNRLQMQMLMKAGKCSSLTEDLPLIQVRSVMKYMPQFKYMFNSRDMVMPAPAHSSEEHPAKKRQRTS, encoded by the exons ATGAGGAACGGCTTCGCGGACATACCGGTCGCGAGTGCCGACAGCAGCACGGACGCCATATGGCTCGAGAAAAGCAGTCCGTCGCGGACGGTAGCCGAGCGAGCGCCACTCA ctTTCGATAAAGTCGTCGTGAAGCAAGAACGTCCAGATGAAGCGGAGATCCGTGAACTGgctgccaaaatggtggaagCAAATAAGGCGAAAATGCTGGCCAACGTGCCAGCGGCGCAACAACAGCAAAGGCCACAATTTCTTCTACCGCCGCCTGCAGCCCATATCCCCGATATTCTCGGATTTCTGAACAAACGGCCGACCGATAGTCCTTTGAAACCACCGTCGGCCAGTCTGGAGAGCAAAGTGCCGCCACCCGACGACGACAGTCAGAGAGGACGATTCGGCTGGACAAACTTCGACGAGTGTCACATACCTTATATATTTCGCTCCGGCGAAAAGTACTGCGCCGTACGCATCTTAGAATCTAAGCTTCTCAACAAGTACCTGAGCTATCTTCACTCGGAGATCTACAGTTGCACGTGTATAAGGAGTTACTACATCACGGAAGCTGAGAGCAAGCTCTTCAACGAGATCAACAGCAAGCACTGCGAGAATCAGTTCGGTAGGGACGCGTTCACGTGCAAGGACTTGGTGGTACGTCTCTCGGATGCCAAGGAGTTTTATACGTTCCTCGACGTGTGCTACACCAAGTTGACCGCCGGTACCAATCCGAACGTAGCGAGCGGTCGGAAGGCGGAAAAATGCGgttttatacgtataaataaagAGTCTGTGGTTCCTTACACGGTGAAAGATGGTCTGCAATACGTGCCGTTGTTTTATTTCGAAGGCGAGACCGAGAATCTTAAACTGAAGGCGGAAAAGCTCGAAGGCTGGGATCTGTCTTACTTAAAGTTCTGTTGCAAGGTACAGGGTATACGTAACGAATTGTTCGCCAGTGAAACGTGCTCCGTGATCAGTTTGAGTGATATTAAGAGTTATTTTCCGCCGGGTACCGGCTTCGAGGACTACTGGCCGACCAAAGTTATGGACTCGCAGTTGTTGGTGAACAGCAACGGTGGTGGTAGTGGCGGTGGATGGACGAAACAGCCGCCTACACCGCCCGCGACTAAGCCTACTTCCGTACCGAGCGGTGTGAATAAAGTGATACCACcgataaacgcgcgcgcggcaccgATGCCTAACATGATGCAACGGGGAGCCGTCGTGAACGCGGCACCGCAGTTGCCGCGAATAGGGCAGCCGCGGCCTGTCGCGACGACGCATCCCGCGCACTCTTCTCCGTCGGGGCTCCCGACTGGTAGATCGAACATAGTGTCGCAGCCTATGCTCAACACCGTCCAAGGTGTGGTAAACGGTTGGTCGGGTCTCGTCGGTGGTCAACCGACGTTCCAAACGGCACTTGGTTCTCAGACCAATTCTATTATACGGGCCACTCTGAATATGCATAGC CCAATGACAGCTGCTTCCAAAACTTATTCTCAGCAATCTAGGAGTAGAGTGAGCAATAGCGGAGCAGCAACGCAATATCCTGGAGTATATCCTGCTACAACTATGCAGGGTGTTGTTCAACAAGCCCAACCACCACCGCCCCTTGTCAGAGCAACCGTTCACTCCAATCAACCTAATCTCGG GGTAACCACTACATACACAACACCTACATTAGGTGTACCCAATGCAGTCACAGCAAGTACATATCCACAGATGCTTGGTTTGAGTGAACAGGTTCAGGCTTTGATGCCAGTACCCACGTCGGCATCAACCTTATTACATCCACAGAGGCATACACCATCTGTACACAACACATCTCATGCAAAGTATCCACCTCCTCTGATACCAGTTAATGGTAGTAGCAACAGCAGTAGCTCTAG GGATTCTCGAGGGAGAAAACCATTAATACCAATATCGGAAACGCATATATCCCCTTACGACGTACAACCGTATCGAATGGAAAAAGCACTAGTTGATGAAAAGATGGTACCTTGCATCAACTTCAAACCTTACCTCTACGGCGAGCTGTTGATGACGCTACCCGATTTTATCTCAAGTTACTTTCCTGCCTGCGACATCGACAGATGTAGACAAGTCATCACGGATGTTCTGCACATAGACCTTTATCAAGGAAATAG GCTACAAATGCAGATGCTGATGAAAGCGGGCAAATGTTCTTCGCTAACCGAAGATCTACCTTTGATCCAAGTTAGGAGTGTAATGAAGTACATGCCACAGTTTAAATACATGTTCAACAGTAGAGACATGGTCATGCCTGCTCCAGCTCATTCGTCTGAGGAGCACCCTGCCAAAAAGCGTCAACGTACCAGCTAG
- the LOC105282521 gene encoding uncharacterized protein LOC105282521 isoform X2: MCMDIQFNEKKKMGDRSIDEDVQIVEAYINKAFDKVVVKQERPDEAEIRELAAKMVEANKAKMLANVPAAQQQQRPQFLLPPPAAHIPDILGFLNKRPTDSPLKPPSASLESKVPPPDDDSQRGRFGWTNFDECHIPYIFRSGEKYCAVRILESKLLNKYLSYLHSEIYSCTCIRSYYITEAESKLFNEINSKHCENQFGRDAFTCKDLVVRLSDAKEFYTFLDVCYTKLTAGTNPNVASGRKAEKCGFIRINKESVVPYTVKDGLQYVPLFYFEGETENLKLKAEKLEGWDLSYLKFCCKVQGIRNELFASETCSVISLSDIKSYFPPGTGFEDYWPTKVMDSQLLVNSNGGGSGGGWTKQPPTPPATKPTSVPSGVNKVIPPINARAAPMPNMMQRGAVVNAAPQLPRIGQPRPVATTHPAHSSPSGLPTGRSNIVSQPMLNTVQGVVNGWSGLVGGQPTFQTALGSQTNSIIRATLNMHSPMTAASKTYSQQSRSRVSNSGAATQYPGVYPATTMQGVVQQAQPPPPLVRATVHSNQPNLGYPTYGKDDWVTTTYTTPTLGVPNAVTASTYPQMLGLSEQVQALMPVPTSASTLLHPQRHTPSVHNTSHAKYPPPLIPVNGSSNSSSSRDSRGRKPLIPISETHISPYDVQPYRMEKALVDEKMVPCINFKPYLYGELLMTLPDFISSYFPACDIDRCRQVITDVLHIDLYQGNRLQMQMLMKAGKCSSLTEDLPLIQVRSVMKYMPQFKYMFNSRDMVMPAPAHSSEEHPAKKRQRTS, encoded by the exons ATGTGTATGGATATCCAATTtaacgagaagaagaagatgggCGACAGGAGTATCGACGAGGACGTACAGATCGTCGAGGCCTACATCAACAAAG ctTTCGATAAAGTCGTCGTGAAGCAAGAACGTCCAGATGAAGCGGAGATCCGTGAACTGgctgccaaaatggtggaagCAAATAAGGCGAAAATGCTGGCCAACGTGCCAGCGGCGCAACAACAGCAAAGGCCACAATTTCTTCTACCGCCGCCTGCAGCCCATATCCCCGATATTCTCGGATTTCTGAACAAACGGCCGACCGATAGTCCTTTGAAACCACCGTCGGCCAGTCTGGAGAGCAAAGTGCCGCCACCCGACGACGACAGTCAGAGAGGACGATTCGGCTGGACAAACTTCGACGAGTGTCACATACCTTATATATTTCGCTCCGGCGAAAAGTACTGCGCCGTACGCATCTTAGAATCTAAGCTTCTCAACAAGTACCTGAGCTATCTTCACTCGGAGATCTACAGTTGCACGTGTATAAGGAGTTACTACATCACGGAAGCTGAGAGCAAGCTCTTCAACGAGATCAACAGCAAGCACTGCGAGAATCAGTTCGGTAGGGACGCGTTCACGTGCAAGGACTTGGTGGTACGTCTCTCGGATGCCAAGGAGTTTTATACGTTCCTCGACGTGTGCTACACCAAGTTGACCGCCGGTACCAATCCGAACGTAGCGAGCGGTCGGAAGGCGGAAAAATGCGgttttatacgtataaataaagAGTCTGTGGTTCCTTACACGGTGAAAGATGGTCTGCAATACGTGCCGTTGTTTTATTTCGAAGGCGAGACCGAGAATCTTAAACTGAAGGCGGAAAAGCTCGAAGGCTGGGATCTGTCTTACTTAAAGTTCTGTTGCAAGGTACAGGGTATACGTAACGAATTGTTCGCCAGTGAAACGTGCTCCGTGATCAGTTTGAGTGATATTAAGAGTTATTTTCCGCCGGGTACCGGCTTCGAGGACTACTGGCCGACCAAAGTTATGGACTCGCAGTTGTTGGTGAACAGCAACGGTGGTGGTAGTGGCGGTGGATGGACGAAACAGCCGCCTACACCGCCCGCGACTAAGCCTACTTCCGTACCGAGCGGTGTGAATAAAGTGATACCACcgataaacgcgcgcgcggcaccgATGCCTAACATGATGCAACGGGGAGCCGTCGTGAACGCGGCACCGCAGTTGCCGCGAATAGGGCAGCCGCGGCCTGTCGCGACGACGCATCCCGCGCACTCTTCTCCGTCGGGGCTCCCGACTGGTAGATCGAACATAGTGTCGCAGCCTATGCTCAACACCGTCCAAGGTGTGGTAAACGGTTGGTCGGGTCTCGTCGGTGGTCAACCGACGTTCCAAACGGCACTTGGTTCTCAGACCAATTCTATTATACGGGCCACTCTGAATATGCATAGC CCAATGACAGCTGCTTCCAAAACTTATTCTCAGCAATCTAGGAGTAGAGTGAGCAATAGCGGAGCAGCAACGCAATATCCTGGAGTATATCCTGCTACAACTATGCAGGGTGTTGTTCAACAAGCCCAACCACCACCGCCCCTTGTCAGAGCAACCGTTCACTCCAATCAACCTAATCTCGG TTATCCAACCTATGGGAAGGATGACTG GGTAACCACTACATACACAACACCTACATTAGGTGTACCCAATGCAGTCACAGCAAGTACATATCCACAGATGCTTGGTTTGAGTGAACAGGTTCAGGCTTTGATGCCAGTACCCACGTCGGCATCAACCTTATTACATCCACAGAGGCATACACCATCTGTACACAACACATCTCATGCAAAGTATCCACCTCCTCTGATACCAGTTAATGGTAGTAGCAACAGCAGTAGCTCTAG GGATTCTCGAGGGAGAAAACCATTAATACCAATATCGGAAACGCATATATCCCCTTACGACGTACAACCGTATCGAATGGAAAAAGCACTAGTTGATGAAAAGATGGTACCTTGCATCAACTTCAAACCTTACCTCTACGGCGAGCTGTTGATGACGCTACCCGATTTTATCTCAAGTTACTTTCCTGCCTGCGACATCGACAGATGTAGACAAGTCATCACGGATGTTCTGCACATAGACCTTTATCAAGGAAATAG GCTACAAATGCAGATGCTGATGAAAGCGGGCAAATGTTCTTCGCTAACCGAAGATCTACCTTTGATCCAAGTTAGGAGTGTAATGAAGTACATGCCACAGTTTAAATACATGTTCAACAGTAGAGACATGGTCATGCCTGCTCCAGCTCATTCGTCTGAGGAGCACCCTGCCAAAAAGCGTCAACGTACCAGCTAG
- the LOC105282521 gene encoding uncharacterized protein LOC105282521 isoform X1 gives MRNGFADIPVASADSSTDAIWLEKSSPSRTVAERAPLTFDKVVVKQERPDEAEIRELAAKMVEANKAKMLANVPAAQQQQRPQFLLPPPAAHIPDILGFLNKRPTDSPLKPPSASLESKVPPPDDDSQRGRFGWTNFDECHIPYIFRSGEKYCAVRILESKLLNKYLSYLHSEIYSCTCIRSYYITEAESKLFNEINSKHCENQFGRDAFTCKDLVVRLSDAKEFYTFLDVCYTKLTAGTNPNVASGRKAEKCGFIRINKESVVPYTVKDGLQYVPLFYFEGETENLKLKAEKLEGWDLSYLKFCCKVQGIRNELFASETCSVISLSDIKSYFPPGTGFEDYWPTKVMDSQLLVNSNGGGSGGGWTKQPPTPPATKPTSVPSGVNKVIPPINARAAPMPNMMQRGAVVNAAPQLPRIGQPRPVATTHPAHSSPSGLPTGRSNIVSQPMLNTVQGVVNGWSGLVGGQPTFQTALGSQTNSIIRATLNMHSPMTAASKTYSQQSRSRVSNSGAATQYPGVYPATTMQGVVQQAQPPPPLVRATVHSNQPNLGYPTYGKDDWVTTTYTTPTLGVPNAVTASTYPQMLGLSEQVQALMPVPTSASTLLHPQRHTPSVHNTSHAKYPPPLIPVNGSSNSSSSRDSRGRKPLIPISETHISPYDVQPYRMEKALVDEKMVPCINFKPYLYGELLMTLPDFISSYFPACDIDRCRQVITDVLHIDLYQGNRLQMQMLMKAGKCSSLTEDLPLIQVRSVMKYMPQFKYMFNSRDMVMPAPAHSSEEHPAKKRQRTS, from the exons ATGAGGAACGGCTTCGCGGACATACCGGTCGCGAGTGCCGACAGCAGCACGGACGCCATATGGCTCGAGAAAAGCAGTCCGTCGCGGACGGTAGCCGAGCGAGCGCCACTCA ctTTCGATAAAGTCGTCGTGAAGCAAGAACGTCCAGATGAAGCGGAGATCCGTGAACTGgctgccaaaatggtggaagCAAATAAGGCGAAAATGCTGGCCAACGTGCCAGCGGCGCAACAACAGCAAAGGCCACAATTTCTTCTACCGCCGCCTGCAGCCCATATCCCCGATATTCTCGGATTTCTGAACAAACGGCCGACCGATAGTCCTTTGAAACCACCGTCGGCCAGTCTGGAGAGCAAAGTGCCGCCACCCGACGACGACAGTCAGAGAGGACGATTCGGCTGGACAAACTTCGACGAGTGTCACATACCTTATATATTTCGCTCCGGCGAAAAGTACTGCGCCGTACGCATCTTAGAATCTAAGCTTCTCAACAAGTACCTGAGCTATCTTCACTCGGAGATCTACAGTTGCACGTGTATAAGGAGTTACTACATCACGGAAGCTGAGAGCAAGCTCTTCAACGAGATCAACAGCAAGCACTGCGAGAATCAGTTCGGTAGGGACGCGTTCACGTGCAAGGACTTGGTGGTACGTCTCTCGGATGCCAAGGAGTTTTATACGTTCCTCGACGTGTGCTACACCAAGTTGACCGCCGGTACCAATCCGAACGTAGCGAGCGGTCGGAAGGCGGAAAAATGCGgttttatacgtataaataaagAGTCTGTGGTTCCTTACACGGTGAAAGATGGTCTGCAATACGTGCCGTTGTTTTATTTCGAAGGCGAGACCGAGAATCTTAAACTGAAGGCGGAAAAGCTCGAAGGCTGGGATCTGTCTTACTTAAAGTTCTGTTGCAAGGTACAGGGTATACGTAACGAATTGTTCGCCAGTGAAACGTGCTCCGTGATCAGTTTGAGTGATATTAAGAGTTATTTTCCGCCGGGTACCGGCTTCGAGGACTACTGGCCGACCAAAGTTATGGACTCGCAGTTGTTGGTGAACAGCAACGGTGGTGGTAGTGGCGGTGGATGGACGAAACAGCCGCCTACACCGCCCGCGACTAAGCCTACTTCCGTACCGAGCGGTGTGAATAAAGTGATACCACcgataaacgcgcgcgcggcaccgATGCCTAACATGATGCAACGGGGAGCCGTCGTGAACGCGGCACCGCAGTTGCCGCGAATAGGGCAGCCGCGGCCTGTCGCGACGACGCATCCCGCGCACTCTTCTCCGTCGGGGCTCCCGACTGGTAGATCGAACATAGTGTCGCAGCCTATGCTCAACACCGTCCAAGGTGTGGTAAACGGTTGGTCGGGTCTCGTCGGTGGTCAACCGACGTTCCAAACGGCACTTGGTTCTCAGACCAATTCTATTATACGGGCCACTCTGAATATGCATAGC CCAATGACAGCTGCTTCCAAAACTTATTCTCAGCAATCTAGGAGTAGAGTGAGCAATAGCGGAGCAGCAACGCAATATCCTGGAGTATATCCTGCTACAACTATGCAGGGTGTTGTTCAACAAGCCCAACCACCACCGCCCCTTGTCAGAGCAACCGTTCACTCCAATCAACCTAATCTCGG TTATCCAACCTATGGGAAGGATGACTG GGTAACCACTACATACACAACACCTACATTAGGTGTACCCAATGCAGTCACAGCAAGTACATATCCACAGATGCTTGGTTTGAGTGAACAGGTTCAGGCTTTGATGCCAGTACCCACGTCGGCATCAACCTTATTACATCCACAGAGGCATACACCATCTGTACACAACACATCTCATGCAAAGTATCCACCTCCTCTGATACCAGTTAATGGTAGTAGCAACAGCAGTAGCTCTAG GGATTCTCGAGGGAGAAAACCATTAATACCAATATCGGAAACGCATATATCCCCTTACGACGTACAACCGTATCGAATGGAAAAAGCACTAGTTGATGAAAAGATGGTACCTTGCATCAACTTCAAACCTTACCTCTACGGCGAGCTGTTGATGACGCTACCCGATTTTATCTCAAGTTACTTTCCTGCCTGCGACATCGACAGATGTAGACAAGTCATCACGGATGTTCTGCACATAGACCTTTATCAAGGAAATAG GCTACAAATGCAGATGCTGATGAAAGCGGGCAAATGTTCTTCGCTAACCGAAGATCTACCTTTGATCCAAGTTAGGAGTGTAATGAAGTACATGCCACAGTTTAAATACATGTTCAACAGTAGAGACATGGTCATGCCTGCTCCAGCTCATTCGTCTGAGGAGCACCCTGCCAAAAAGCGTCAACGTACCAGCTAG
- the LOC105282521 gene encoding uncharacterized protein LOC105282521 isoform X4, with amino-acid sequence MRNGFADIPVASADSSTDAIWLEKSSPSRTVAERAPLTFDKVVVKQERPDEAEIRELAAKMVEANKAKMLANVPAAQQQQRPQFLLPPPAAHIPDILGFLNKRPTDSPLKPPSASLESKVPPPDDDSQRGRFGWTNFDECHIPYIFRSGEKYCAVRILESKLLNKYLSYLHSEIYSCTCIRSYYITEAESKLFNEINSKHCENQFGRDAFTCKDLVVRLSDAKEFYTFLDVCYTKLTAGTNPNVASGRKAEKCGFIRINKESVVPYTVKDGLQYVPLFYFEGETENLKLKAEKLEGWDLSYLKFCCKVQGIRNELFASETCSVISLSDIKSYFPPGTGFEDYWPTKVMDSQLLVNSNGGGSGGGWTKQPPTPPATKPTSVPSGVNKVIPPINARAAPMPNMMQRGAVVNAAPQLPRIGQPRPVATTHPAHSSPSGLPTGRSNIVSQPMLNTVQGVVNGWSGLVGGQPTFQTALGSQTNSIIRATLNMHSPMTAASKTYSQQSRSRVSNSGAATQYPGVYPATTMQGVVQQAQPPPPLVRATVHSNQPNLGYPTYGKDDWVTTTYTTPTLGVPNAVTASTYPQMLGLSEQVQALMPVPTSASTLLHPQRHTPSVHNTSHAKYPPPLIPVNGSSNSSSSSLSYLLGILEGENH; translated from the exons ATGAGGAACGGCTTCGCGGACATACCGGTCGCGAGTGCCGACAGCAGCACGGACGCCATATGGCTCGAGAAAAGCAGTCCGTCGCGGACGGTAGCCGAGCGAGCGCCACTCA ctTTCGATAAAGTCGTCGTGAAGCAAGAACGTCCAGATGAAGCGGAGATCCGTGAACTGgctgccaaaatggtggaagCAAATAAGGCGAAAATGCTGGCCAACGTGCCAGCGGCGCAACAACAGCAAAGGCCACAATTTCTTCTACCGCCGCCTGCAGCCCATATCCCCGATATTCTCGGATTTCTGAACAAACGGCCGACCGATAGTCCTTTGAAACCACCGTCGGCCAGTCTGGAGAGCAAAGTGCCGCCACCCGACGACGACAGTCAGAGAGGACGATTCGGCTGGACAAACTTCGACGAGTGTCACATACCTTATATATTTCGCTCCGGCGAAAAGTACTGCGCCGTACGCATCTTAGAATCTAAGCTTCTCAACAAGTACCTGAGCTATCTTCACTCGGAGATCTACAGTTGCACGTGTATAAGGAGTTACTACATCACGGAAGCTGAGAGCAAGCTCTTCAACGAGATCAACAGCAAGCACTGCGAGAATCAGTTCGGTAGGGACGCGTTCACGTGCAAGGACTTGGTGGTACGTCTCTCGGATGCCAAGGAGTTTTATACGTTCCTCGACGTGTGCTACACCAAGTTGACCGCCGGTACCAATCCGAACGTAGCGAGCGGTCGGAAGGCGGAAAAATGCGgttttatacgtataaataaagAGTCTGTGGTTCCTTACACGGTGAAAGATGGTCTGCAATACGTGCCGTTGTTTTATTTCGAAGGCGAGACCGAGAATCTTAAACTGAAGGCGGAAAAGCTCGAAGGCTGGGATCTGTCTTACTTAAAGTTCTGTTGCAAGGTACAGGGTATACGTAACGAATTGTTCGCCAGTGAAACGTGCTCCGTGATCAGTTTGAGTGATATTAAGAGTTATTTTCCGCCGGGTACCGGCTTCGAGGACTACTGGCCGACCAAAGTTATGGACTCGCAGTTGTTGGTGAACAGCAACGGTGGTGGTAGTGGCGGTGGATGGACGAAACAGCCGCCTACACCGCCCGCGACTAAGCCTACTTCCGTACCGAGCGGTGTGAATAAAGTGATACCACcgataaacgcgcgcgcggcaccgATGCCTAACATGATGCAACGGGGAGCCGTCGTGAACGCGGCACCGCAGTTGCCGCGAATAGGGCAGCCGCGGCCTGTCGCGACGACGCATCCCGCGCACTCTTCTCCGTCGGGGCTCCCGACTGGTAGATCGAACATAGTGTCGCAGCCTATGCTCAACACCGTCCAAGGTGTGGTAAACGGTTGGTCGGGTCTCGTCGGTGGTCAACCGACGTTCCAAACGGCACTTGGTTCTCAGACCAATTCTATTATACGGGCCACTCTGAATATGCATAGC CCAATGACAGCTGCTTCCAAAACTTATTCTCAGCAATCTAGGAGTAGAGTGAGCAATAGCGGAGCAGCAACGCAATATCCTGGAGTATATCCTGCTACAACTATGCAGGGTGTTGTTCAACAAGCCCAACCACCACCGCCCCTTGTCAGAGCAACCGTTCACTCCAATCAACCTAATCTCGG TTATCCAACCTATGGGAAGGATGACTG GGTAACCACTACATACACAACACCTACATTAGGTGTACCCAATGCAGTCACAGCAAGTACATATCCACAGATGCTTGGTTTGAGTGAACAGGTTCAGGCTTTGATGCCAGTACCCACGTCGGCATCAACCTTATTACATCCACAGAGGCATACACCATCTGTACACAACACATCTCATGCAAAGTATCCACCTCCTCTGATACCAGTTAATGGTAGTAGCAACAGCAGTAGCTCTAG TTTAAGTTATCTTTTAGGGATTCTCGAGGGAGAAAACCATTAA